One segment of Brassica napus cultivar Da-Ae chromosome C3, Da-Ae, whole genome shotgun sequence DNA contains the following:
- the LOC106355381 gene encoding aspartate aminotransferase 3, chloroplastic, translating into MKTNDFSSSSSPSDRRIGALLRHLTAGTDADRVSSVFASPTSGGAGGSVFAHLVQAPEDAILGVTIAYNKDPSPIKLNLGVGAYRTEEGKPLVLNVVRKAEQQLINDRSRIKEYLPIVGLVEFNKLSAKLILGADSPAIRENRVTTVECLSGTGSLRVGGEFLARHYHQKTIYIPQPTWGNHPKIFTLAGLSVKTYRYYDPSTRGLNFQGLLEDLGAAPQGSIVLLHACAHNPTGVDPTLEQWEQIRKLMRSKGLMPFFDSAYQGFASGSLDTDAKPIRMFVADGGELLVAQSYAKNMGLYGERVGALSIVCKAADVAGRVESQLKLVIRPMYSNPPIHGASIVAVILRDRNLFNEWTLELKAMADRIISMRKQLFEALRARGTPGDWTHIIKQIGMFTFTGLNPAQVSYMTKEYHIYMTSDGRISMAGLSSKTVPHLADAIHAVVTKAL; encoded by the exons atgaaaactaacGACTTCTCTTCATCGTCGTCGCCGAGCGATCGCAGGATCGGCGCTCTCCTCCGTCACCTCACCGCCGGGACAGATGCGGATCGCGTGAGCTCCGTTTTCGCCTCGCCTACGTCGGGAGGCGCGGGAGGTTCTGTTTTCGCTCATCTTGTTCAAGCTCCCGAGGATGCTATTCTCGGG GTGACAATTGCATATAACAAAGACCCTAGCCCAATCAAGCTGAATTTGGGAGTTGGTGCTTACCGAACTGAG GAGGGGAAACCTTTGGTTCTTAATGTTGTGAGGAAAGCTGAGCAGCAGCTTATCAATGACAG GTCACGGATCAAGGAGTATCTTCCCATTGTTGGATTGGTTGAGTTCAACAAGTTAAGCGCTAAGCTCATATTAGGCGCTGACAG TCCTGCTATTCGGGAGAATCGGGTTACAACCGTGGAGTGTTTGTCTGGTACTGGTTCCCTGAGAGTTGGAGGGGAGTTTTTGGCCAGGCATTATCATCAG aaaacaatttatattcCTCAGCCAACATGGGGAAACCATCCGAAAATTTTCACCCTTGCTGGTTTGTCAGTGAAAACTTACCGCTACTATGATCCATCAACACGTGGGTTGAACTTTCAAG GTTTATTAGAAGACCTTGGTGCTGCTCCACAGGGTTCGATAGTGCTTCTCCATGCCTGTGCTCATAACCCAACTGGTGTTGATCCAACCCTTGAACAATGGGAGCAAATCAGAAAGTTGATGCGTTCCAAAGGATTGATGCCATTCTTTGATAGTGCTTATCAG GGCTTTGCGAGTGGAAGTCTGGATACAGATGCGAAACCAATTAGGATGTTTGTTGCTGATGGAGGAGAATTGCTCGTTGCTCAGAGTTATGCAAAGAACATGGGACTCTATGGAGAACGTGTTGGAGCTCTCAGCATT GTATGCAAAGCAGCAGATGTAGCGGGAAGAGTTGAGAGCCAACTGAAACTTGTAATAAGGCCAATGTACTCAAACCCTCCGATCCATGGTGCATCCATCGTTGCTGTAATCCTCCGTGACAGGAACTTGTTCAACGAATGGACTCTGGAACTGAAAGCCATGGCTGATCGTATCATCAGCATGAGGAAACAGCTTTTCGAGGCATTACGTGCTCGAG GCACGCCTGGAGACTGGACTCACATCATCAAACAGATCGGTATGTTTACCTTCACAGGGCTAAACCCAGCTCAAGTCTCCTACATGACTAAAGAGTACCACATCTACATGACATCCGACGGGAGGATAAGTATGGCTGGTCTGAGCTCGAAGACTGTACCGCACCTTGCAGACGCTATCCATGCCGTTGTCACCAAAGCCCTCTGA
- the LOC106358530 gene encoding transcription factor MYB3R-4-like, protein MESECATTPPPDGLTEGNPSKSRQGRTSGPTRRSTRGQWTAEEDEILKKAVHNFKGKNWKKIAEYFKDRTDVQCLHRWQKVLNPELVKGPWTKEEDDMIVQLIQKYGPKKWSTIARYLPGRIGKQCRERWHNHLNPAINKEAWTQEEELVLIRAHQVYGNRWAELTKFLPGRSDNGIKNHWHSSVKKKLDSYMSSGLLDQYQAMPLAPYERSSTLQSIDGNGCVSGQAGKEVENCQISTLASCSISAMDYQNGMINMEHHFHPCGNSHKNEYYYPELEDISVSISELSYEMEDCSQFPDHNVSSQDCHFDFQELSDISLEMRHSMSELPMPYAKESKEASLGGPNSTSNTDVATYTNTANVSETECCRVLFVDQESEGLSVSRSSTQEPNEVSSTKSPMQTSSSKSIATAASGKETLRPAPLIISPDKYSKKSSGLICHPFEAEPNSRTNENGGFICIDGPSSAPNNSSEEDQSYHLNDSKKLVPVNDFTSLTEVKPHSLPKHEPMEQHHEDTEASSSSLSFPSLDLPVFNSDLLQSKNDPLHDYSPLGIRKLLMSTMTCMSPLRLWESPTGKKTLVGAKSILRKRTRDLLTPLSEKRSDKKLEIDIAASLSKDFSRLDVMFDEIESREDSMSLEKPEQSCLDASVKEKGVENVESLSGVLSENNNTNKQVLSPPSQSVTKTEKAQVSTPRNHLHSSASLCLVINSPSRARNTEGHHVDNETRNENFSIFCGTPFRRGLESPSAWKSPFYVNSLLHSPRFDTDITIEDMGYIFSPGERSYGSIGLMTQRNELTSAFAAFDAMEVSLSASNYDDARKMKELDKENNDPLLAERRVLDFNDCESPTKVTEEASSSYLLKGCR, encoded by the exons ATGGAAAGTGAGTGTGCAACAACTCCTCCTCCTGATGGGCTTACTGAAGGGAACCCCTCGAAATCACGTCAAGG gagGACTAGTGGCCCAACTAGACGTTCTACTCGAGGTCAATGGACGGCTGAAGAG GATGAGATTTTGAAAAAGGCTGTCCACAATTTTAAAGGCAAAAACTGGAAGAAGATAG CTGAATATTTCAAGGATCGAACTGATGTCCAATGCCTCCACAGGTGGCAGAAGGTCCTTAATCCTGAACTTGTTAAAGGGCCGTGGACAAAGGAG GAAGATGATATGATTGTTCAGTTAATCCAAAAATATGGGCCGAAGAAGTGGTCCACTATTGCTCGGTATTTACCTGGCCGTATTGGAAAGCAATGTAGAGAGAG GTGGCATAATCATCTCAATCCTGCCATAAACAAGGAAGCTTGGACTCAAGAAGAAGAGCTGGTTCTGATTCGTGCTCATCAAGTCTACGGTAATAGATGGGCAGAGTTAACAAAGTTCTTGCCTGGAAG GTCTGACAATGGAATCAAAAACCACTGGCACAGTTCAGTTAAGAAGAAACTAGATTCCTATATGTCCTCTGGCCTTTTGGATCAGTACCAAGCCATGCCTCTAGCTCCTTACGAGAGAAGCTCCACGTTACAATCTATAGATGGTAATGGCTGCGTAAGTGGACAGGCGGGGAAAGAAGTAGAAAACTGTCAGATTTCAACCCTGGCTAGCTGCTCCATATCTGCAATGGATTATCAGAATGGAATGATAAACATGGAGCATCACTTTCACCCCTGTGGAAACTCTCACAAGAATGAGTATTATTATCCGGAACTGGAAGATATCTCGGTCTCCATCTCAGAACTCTCTTATGAAATGGAGGACTGTTCACAGTTCCCTGATCATAATGTCTCTAGCCAGGATTGCCATTTTGATTTTCAGGAGCTGTCGGATATTTCACTTGAGATGAGACATAGTATGTCAGAGTTACCAATGCCATACGCCAAGGAGAGCAAGGAAGCTTCTCTGGGAGGTCCAAACTCCACATCAAATACAGATGTGGCTACTTACACCAACACAGCAAACGTTTCTGAAACAGAATGTTGCAGGGTTCTTTTCGTTGATCAAGAGAGTGAAGGGCTCAGTGTTTCTAGATCTTCTACTCAAGAACCAAACGAGGTTTCTTCAACAAAATCTCCTATGCAGACCTCTTCTTCAAAGTCTATTGCAACAGCTGCTTCAGGCAAAGAAACTCTCCGGCCGGCTCCTTTGATCATATCACCTGATAAGTATTCCAAGAAGTCATCTGGATTGATATGTCATCCTTTTGAGGCAGAACCAAACTCCAGGACAAATGAAAATGGTGGCTTCATATGCATTGATGGTCCATCATCAGCGCCTAATAACTCCAGCGAAGAAGATCAATCATATCATTTGAATGATTCCAAGAAGTTGGTTCCAGTGAACGACTTTACTTCTCTAACAGAAGTTAAGCCACACTCTCTTCCTAAGCATGAGCCAATGGAGCAGCATCATGAGGATACGGAAGCATCATCATCAAGTCTCTCTTTTCCAAGCTTGGACCTACCTGTCTTCAACAGCGATCTCTTACAGTCCAAAAACGATCCGTTGCACGACTATAGCCCTCTTGGCATACGCAAGCTGCTGATGTCCACCATGACGTGCATGAGTCCCCTTCGGCTGTGGGAATCTCCCACTGGTAAAAAGACGTTGGTCGGTGCGAAGTCAATCCTGAGGAAACGCACACGTGATCTCCTGACGCCGCTGTCTGAGAAGAGAAGTGATAAAAAGCTTGAGATTGATATAGCAGCCAGTCTTTCAAAAGATTTTTCACGTCTGGATGTGATGTTTGATGAGATTGAGAGTCGAGAAGATTCAATGTCTCTTGAAAAACCAGAGCAATCTTGCTTGGATGCAAGTGTCAAGGAGAAGGGTGTTGAAAAT GTCGAAAGTTTATCTGGTGTTCTTTCTGAGAACAATAATACCAACAAGCAAGTACTGTCTCCTCCTTCTCAATCAGTAACCAAAACAGAGAAAGCACAGGTTTCAACACCAAGAAATCATTTACATTCTTCTGCAAGTCTTTGTTTGGTAATAAATTCGCCTTCTCGCGCGAGAAACACCGAGGGTCATCATGTTGACAACGAGACACGCAATGAGAATTTCAGCAT TTTCTGTGGAACTCCATTCAGGAGAGGTCTTGAATCTCCCTCGGCGTGGAAATCACCGTTTTACGTAAACTCTCTCTTGCACAGCCCAAGGTTTGACACAGATATAACTATCGAG GACATGGGCTACATTTTCAGCCCTGGGGAGAGAAGCTACGGGAGCATAGGACTTATGACACAGAGAAATGAGCTTACGAGTGCGTTTGCAGCATTCGATGCCATGGAGGTCTCACTTTCAGCAAGTAACTATGATGATGCAAGGAAGATGAAGGAATTGGATAAAGAGAATAATGATCCTCTTCTC GCGGAGCGTCGAGTGCTGGACTTCAACGATTGCGAGTCTCCCACCAAAGTAACAGAAGAAGCCTCATCCTCTTACCTCTTGAAAGGATGTAGGTAA